A single region of the Selenomonas sp. oral taxon 920 genome encodes:
- a CDS encoding SIMPL domain-containing protein, translating into MNRFSFGTFVCAAVFALALMIPTGTASAEEAVPTLTVNGVGSAQIAPDTAEITLGVVTEAKDAARAHADNAAQAARIQNAVKALGIAERDIQTTRYDFSPIYDVKDNGRSVVTGYTVTNAVVIKVRSLANVGKVIDTALANGANRVDSLEFSASDPSAAKNAALADAARDARSKADAVARALGVRIVRILNVYSDAQSHTPRNFMPMMMAKEAYDAATPISAGELSFEASVNIAYVIE; encoded by the coding sequence ATGAACCGCTTTTCATTTGGCACGTTCGTATGTGCGGCAGTATTTGCACTTGCGCTGATGATTCCGACAGGCACGGCATCCGCCGAGGAGGCTGTGCCGACGCTGACGGTGAACGGTGTCGGCTCAGCTCAGATTGCCCCTGATACGGCAGAGATTACGCTCGGCGTTGTGACGGAGGCAAAGGATGCGGCACGGGCACATGCCGACAATGCAGCACAGGCGGCACGCATACAGAATGCGGTAAAGGCCCTCGGTATCGCAGAGCGCGACATTCAAACCACGCGCTATGATTTTTCTCCGATCTACGATGTGAAGGACAACGGGCGCAGCGTTGTTACCGGCTACACCGTGACGAACGCGGTCGTCATTAAGGTGCGCAGCCTCGCAAATGTGGGCAAGGTGATCGACACAGCGCTCGCAAACGGCGCGAATCGCGTGGACTCCCTCGAATTCTCTGCGAGCGACCCGAGTGCCGCAAAGAACGCTGCGCTTGCCGATGCCGCGCGTGACGCACGCAGCAAGGCGGATGCCGTGGCACGCGCGCTCGGCGTACGCATCGTCCGCATTCTGAACGTCTATTCGGACGCACAGTCACACACCCCGCGCAATTTTATGCCGATGATGATGGCAAAGGAGGCGTACGATGCCGCAACGCCGATCTCGGCAGGTGAGCTTTCGTTTGAAGCCTCGGTGAACATTGCCTATGTCATCGAGTAA
- the metK gene encoding methionine adenosyltransferase, translated as MKKMLFTSESVTEGHPDKLADQISDSILDAILAEDPMGRVACETLVTTGQAHVVGEISTTCYADIPKIIRQTVREVGYTNASYGFDADTCGILVSLDEQSPDIAQGVNQAIESREGDMDAAEAIGAGDQGMMFGYATNETPEYMPLTTVLAHKLARRLTDVRKNGTLKYLRPDGKTQVTVVYEDGKPVCVDTIVISTQHDEAVDLATIRKDMIEKVIKEIVPAELLRAETKYFVNPTGKFVIGGPHGDSGLTGRKIIVDTYGGWARHGGGAFSGKDPTKVDRSAAYAARYVAKNIVAAGLADRVEIQLAYAIGVAHPVSIMVDTFGTGKIDEEKIVALVQKTFDLRPAGIIKMLDLRRPIYRQTAAYGHFGRTDVDLPWEKTDKAELLKKEAGL; from the coding sequence ATGAAAAAAATGCTCTTTACGTCTGAGTCCGTCACTGAGGGACATCCGGACAAACTCGCCGACCAGATCTCCGACAGCATCCTCGACGCGATTCTTGCAGAGGATCCGATGGGGCGCGTCGCGTGCGAGACCCTTGTCACGACGGGACAGGCACACGTCGTCGGTGAAATTTCGACGACGTGCTATGCGGATATTCCGAAGATCATCCGCCAGACGGTGCGCGAGGTCGGCTACACGAATGCCAGCTACGGCTTTGACGCCGATACCTGCGGAATCCTCGTCTCGCTCGATGAGCAGTCACCGGATATCGCGCAGGGCGTCAATCAGGCGATTGAGTCGCGCGAGGGCGACATGGATGCGGCAGAGGCAATCGGCGCGGGCGATCAGGGCATGATGTTCGGCTATGCGACGAACGAGACGCCCGAGTATATGCCGCTCACAACGGTGCTCGCACATAAGCTCGCGCGCCGTCTCACGGACGTACGCAAGAACGGTACGCTCAAATATCTGCGTCCCGACGGCAAGACGCAGGTCACTGTGGTCTATGAGGACGGCAAGCCGGTCTGCGTGGACACCATCGTTATCTCCACGCAGCACGATGAGGCGGTTGACCTCGCGACAATCCGCAAGGATATGATCGAGAAGGTGATCAAGGAGATCGTTCCGGCAGAGCTGCTGCGCGCGGAGACGAAGTACTTCGTCAACCCGACGGGCAAGTTCGTTATTGGCGGTCCGCACGGCGACTCCGGGCTCACGGGCCGCAAGATCATCGTCGACACGTATGGCGGCTGGGCACGTCACGGCGGCGGCGCGTTCTCGGGCAAGGATCCCACGAAGGTTGACCGCAGCGCTGCGTATGCAGCGCGTTACGTTGCGAAGAACATTGTCGCGGCAGGGCTCGCGGATCGCGTCGAGATTCAGCTTGCCTACGCGATCGGTGTCGCGCACCCTGTCTCCATCATGGTGGATACGTTCGGTACGGGCAAGATCGACGAGGAGAAGATTGTCGCTCTCGTGCAGAAGACGTTCGACCTGCGTCCGGCGGGCATCATTAAGATGCTTGACCTGCGTCGTCCCATTTATCGACAGACGGCGGCATACGGACACTTCGGCCGCACGGACGTCGATCTGCCGTGGGAGAAGACGGACAAGGCGGAGCTGCTGAAGAAGGAAGCGGGTCTGTAA
- the htpG gene encoding molecular chaperone HtpG — MAKETFEFQAETKQLLDLMIHSIYTNREIFLRELISNASDAMDKLHFESLMNRDMLEGNENYEIFLVPDKESKTLTISDSGIGMSRAEVVENIGTIAKSGTKAFMEQLAKAKEENGGTPDKELIGQFGVGFYSAFMVAEKVTIVTRRAGEQQATRWESTGDGSYTIEDTEKETRGTTVTIHLAKEFTEGETDYTDTFELESLVKKYSDYVRYPIRMNVTTEEMPRDDEGKVIEGAEKIKKTELRTLNSMQPLWTRAKSEIKPEEYNDFFRDQFHEWEAPMEVFHTKAEGTVEYTALLEIPARAPFNLYQADYEPGIQLYSRHVFIMDKCKDLLPDYLRFVKGLVDSPDLSLNISRELLQQSRELKTIGRALEKNVLKTLGKKLEKNREDYEKFWNEYGRMLKIGIYNSMYSGRDTVDKLKDLLLFHSSKEGALVSLKEYVARMPESQKSIYYATAKDQATIEQLPQMEQLRERGLEVLFLLDPVDEFAIETVHEYEGKNFHSISRGDLGLDDAESEAAKKETEDIAKANDDLIKDVKDAIGDKIAEVKISQRLRSSAVCLVADEAGPSLSMEQTFAEMNNPMFKARRILEINPHHDLFAKLKEVHAAGKDSEEFKDYCDLLYTQALLIEGILPENPVAFAQKLAKMMAK, encoded by the coding sequence ATGGCAAAGGAAACGTTTGAGTTTCAAGCAGAGACAAAGCAGCTGCTCGATCTGATGATCCACTCGATCTATACGAACCGCGAGATTTTCCTGCGCGAGTTGATCTCGAATGCGTCGGACGCGATGGACAAGCTCCATTTCGAGAGCCTGATGAACCGCGATATGCTTGAGGGCAATGAGAACTATGAGATTTTCCTCGTGCCCGACAAGGAGAGCAAGACGCTGACGATCTCGGACAGCGGCATCGGCATGTCGCGTGCGGAGGTCGTGGAGAACATCGGCACGATCGCGAAGTCAGGCACGAAGGCGTTCATGGAGCAGCTCGCAAAGGCGAAGGAGGAGAACGGCGGCACGCCCGACAAGGAGCTGATCGGGCAGTTCGGTGTGGGCTTCTACTCGGCGTTTATGGTCGCGGAGAAGGTGACGATCGTAACGCGTCGTGCGGGCGAGCAGCAGGCAACACGCTGGGAGTCGACGGGCGACGGCAGCTACACGATCGAGGACACGGAGAAGGAGACGCGCGGCACGACGGTCACGATCCACCTCGCGAAGGAGTTCACGGAGGGCGAAACGGACTACACGGACACGTTCGAGCTTGAGAGTCTCGTGAAGAAGTATTCGGACTATGTACGCTATCCGATTCGCATGAATGTCACGACGGAGGAGATGCCGCGCGACGATGAGGGCAAGGTCATCGAGGGTGCGGAGAAGATCAAGAAGACGGAGCTGCGCACGCTGAACTCGATGCAGCCGCTCTGGACGCGTGCCAAGTCCGAGATCAAGCCGGAGGAGTACAACGACTTCTTCCGTGACCAGTTCCACGAGTGGGAAGCACCGATGGAGGTGTTCCACACGAAGGCGGAGGGCACAGTCGAGTACACGGCACTCCTTGAGATTCCTGCGCGTGCGCCGTTCAACCTCTATCAGGCAGACTATGAGCCGGGGATTCAGCTCTACTCGCGCCATGTGTTCATCATGGACAAGTGCAAGGATCTCCTGCCGGACTATCTGCGTTTCGTCAAGGGGCTCGTGGACTCTCCCGACCTCTCGCTCAACATCTCGCGTGAACTCCTGCAGCAGAGCCGCGAGCTCAAGACCATCGGTCGTGCGCTTGAGAAAAATGTGCTCAAGACGCTCGGCAAGAAGCTCGAGAAAAACCGTGAGGACTACGAGAAGTTCTGGAACGAATACGGGCGGATGCTGAAGATCGGCATTTACAACAGTATGTACTCCGGACGCGATACTGTGGACAAGCTGAAGGATCTCCTGCTCTTCCACAGCTCGAAGGAGGGGGCGCTCGTCTCCCTCAAGGAGTATGTTGCGCGTATGCCCGAGAGCCAGAAGAGCATCTACTATGCGACGGCGAAGGATCAGGCGACGATTGAACAGCTGCCGCAGATGGAGCAGCTGCGCGAGCGCGGGCTTGAGGTGCTGTTCCTGCTCGACCCCGTGGATGAGTTCGCGATTGAGACGGTGCATGAGTACGAGGGGAAAAACTTCCACTCGATCAGCCGCGGTGACTTAGGCCTCGACGATGCGGAGAGCGAGGCGGCGAAGAAGGAGACCGAGGATATCGCCAAGGCGAACGACGATCTCATCAAGGACGTGAAGGATGCCATCGGCGATAAGATTGCCGAGGTCAAGATCTCGCAGCGACTGCGCTCGAGCGCGGTCTGTCTGGTCGCGGATGAGGCGGGGCCGTCGCTGTCGATGGAGCAGACCTTTGCCGAGATGAACAATCCGATGTTCAAGGCACGGCGTATTCTCGAGATCAACCCGCATCACGATCTCTTTGCGAAGCTGAAAGAGGTGCACGCGGCGGGCAAGGACAGCGAGGAGTTCAAGGACTACTGCGACCTGCTCTATACGCAGGCACTGCTGATCGAGGGCATTCTGCCGGAAAATCCTGTCGCCTTTGCGCAGAAACTCGCAAAGATGATGGCAAAATAA
- a CDS encoding acyltransferase — protein sequence MSSSKHGRVSAVEAIRGISMMGVIGIHIGAEYLANPSPNIHLVALFDIGTRFAVPIFFFISAFGLFYGQSPSAPFSYRDFLVRRGRAVMIPYLVWSLFYLIHDAYVYGVGFPPLTALPGILFFGNAKYQLYFMVILIWFYLLMPLWRVLLARMTLPLLTGILALQIAFDYWSSFNTAFNLYVYGLPEGTLLRALLFYRLNYWVIHYVFIFLLGGYIALHFDAFRAWMERNTMRLYALGIVSLAALLAWYYKLLLADGYTPLEGIYTAHQLSPLGIFYTIGATLALFAFFTRLGTENILGRAFQLLGKHSYFIYLGHPIAITYLLMAIHGSGHVLTAPLALAMYAATLLLTLLGAIVVRRIGEKVPILNALTIGLKPKK from the coding sequence ATGTCATCGAGTAAACATGGGCGAGTCTCCGCCGTCGAGGCGATCCGCGGCATCTCCATGATGGGCGTGATCGGCATTCACATCGGCGCGGAGTACCTCGCAAATCCATCGCCCAACATTCACCTTGTGGCGCTTTTTGACATCGGTACGCGCTTTGCCGTACCGATTTTTTTCTTTATCTCGGCGTTCGGCCTCTTCTACGGGCAGTCGCCGTCCGCGCCGTTCTCCTATCGGGATTTCCTCGTGCGGCGCGGCCGTGCAGTCATGATTCCCTATCTTGTGTGGTCGCTCTTCTACCTGATTCATGACGCATACGTATACGGGGTGGGTTTCCCGCCGCTGACCGCACTGCCGGGGATTCTCTTCTTCGGCAACGCAAAGTATCAGCTCTACTTCATGGTGATCCTGATCTGGTTCTACCTGCTGATGCCGCTCTGGCGCGTGCTGCTTGCACGTATGACCCTGCCGCTGCTCACGGGGATTCTCGCCCTGCAGATCGCATTTGACTACTGGTCGAGCTTCAATACGGCGTTCAATCTCTATGTCTATGGTCTTCCCGAGGGAACGCTCCTGCGTGCACTGCTCTTCTATCGTCTGAACTACTGGGTTATACACTACGTCTTTATCTTCCTGCTCGGCGGCTATATTGCCCTTCATTTTGATGCTTTTCGTGCATGGATGGAGCGGAACACAATGCGGCTCTATGCGCTCGGCATCGTCAGCCTTGCCGCACTCCTCGCGTGGTACTACAAGCTGCTGCTTGCGGACGGATATACACCGCTTGAGGGCATCTACACGGCACATCAGCTCTCGCCGCTCGGCATCTTCTACACCATCGGCGCAACGCTCGCGCTCTTTGCGTTCTTTACCCGTCTCGGGACGGAGAACATCCTTGGGCGTGCATTCCAACTCCTCGGAAAGCACTCATATTTTATCTATCTCGGACATCCGATTGCGATCACCTATCTGCTGATGGCGATTCATGGAAGCGGTCATGTCCTCACTGCGCCGCTTGCGCTCGCGATGTATGCGGCGACGCTTCTGCTGACGCTCCTAGGAGCGATTGTTGTGCGGAGAATTGGCGAGAAGGTGCCGATTTTGAATGCGCTGACAATCGGGCTGAAACCGAAAAAGTAA